A portion of the Halobacillus ihumii genome contains these proteins:
- a CDS encoding LytTR family DNA-binding domain-containing protein, whose product MESFTKDSLLDVIGELFSDEISIAVANTEEYIYYRPSKRIDLKICTGDPVKEGTIAHKALLTEQKVSEFINRDVFGVPYHGMAVPFHHDGALEGCVMAIHPAFTDGKSVVTVKTQDGWKPLPFAEVKYIEVKDRKAYVWSDQFCGTHKNSLQEFEYMLPRESFVRCHRSFIVNVNHIREIYPDTHSTFLLSMDDGASIPVSQSYSSYFRKLLGF is encoded by the coding sequence ATGGAGAGTTTTACGAAAGATTCTCTATTAGATGTGATAGGAGAATTGTTTTCAGATGAAATATCGATAGCTGTAGCGAATACTGAAGAATATATTTATTATCGCCCGAGTAAGCGGATCGATTTGAAAATCTGCACAGGTGACCCAGTTAAAGAAGGGACGATTGCACATAAAGCTTTACTGACGGAACAAAAAGTCTCCGAATTTATTAATCGTGATGTGTTTGGTGTTCCTTACCACGGAATGGCTGTGCCGTTCCATCATGACGGGGCTCTCGAAGGATGTGTAATGGCGATTCATCCTGCTTTCACAGATGGAAAATCTGTCGTCACTGTCAAAACACAGGATGGATGGAAGCCGCTTCCTTTTGCAGAAGTGAAATACATAGAAGTGAAAGATCGTAAGGCGTATGTATGGTCAGACCAGTTCTGCGGGACACATAAAAATTCACTTCAAGAATTTGAATATATGTTGCCCAGGGAATCGTTTGTCCGCTGTCATCGATCGTTTATCGTCAATGTGAATCATATCAGGGAGATCTATCCTGACACTCATTCGACATTCTTGCTGTCGATGGACGATGGAGCAAGTATCCCTGTCAGTCAATCTTACTCCAGCTATTTTAGAAAATTACTCGGGTTTTAA
- a CDS encoding lipoate--protein ligase family protein, which produces MNHIHTLLHPKTYRFIDQSSLGPGFSALQSFATDDALAISVGQGTSSTTARLWVHHNTIVLGIPDARLPYISEAVDYLKSEDYQVIVRNSGGLAVVLDEGVLNLSLIFPDSKDVNIHEGYEAMVVFIKHLFADLTDQIEAYEITQSYCPGTYDLSINRRKFAGISQRRVKHGSAVQIYLDVSGNGEERARLLKNFYEIGRREEETRFVYPDIDPSVMASMNELLGTKLTVADVRDRILYQLSDFSEKVVVQQLEGEEMDTFNKRFEQMIERNAKALERIE; this is translated from the coding sequence ATGAACCATATTCATACCTTATTACATCCCAAAACATATCGCTTCATTGATCAAAGCAGCCTTGGTCCCGGGTTTTCAGCACTTCAATCCTTTGCCACAGACGATGCTCTGGCTATTTCCGTGGGACAAGGCACTTCCTCTACAACAGCCAGACTTTGGGTGCACCATAATACCATCGTTCTCGGCATACCTGATGCCCGCTTACCCTATATATCAGAGGCTGTCGACTATTTAAAATCTGAGGATTACCAGGTTATTGTCCGGAATTCAGGCGGACTTGCGGTTGTGCTCGATGAAGGAGTTCTCAACCTATCTCTTATTTTTCCAGATTCAAAAGATGTCAACATTCATGAAGGCTATGAGGCAATGGTCGTGTTTATTAAACATCTATTTGCAGATCTCACGGATCAAATCGAAGCCTATGAAATCACACAATCTTACTGCCCGGGAACCTATGATTTGAGTATCAACAGACGGAAATTCGCAGGGATTTCCCAGCGACGTGTTAAACATGGATCAGCTGTACAAATTTATTTAGATGTAAGCGGTAATGGCGAAGAGCGGGCTCGACTGCTGAAAAACTTTTACGAAATCGGCAGGCGCGAGGAAGAAACACGTTTCGTTTATCCGGATATTGACCCATCCGTGATGGCGTCGATGAACGAGCTATTGGGTACAAAATTGACTGTTGCAGATGTAAGGGATCGAATCCTGTACCAGTTGAGCGATTTCTCTGAAAAGGTTGTTGTGCAGCAGCTTGAGGGTGAGGAAATGGATACCTTTAATAAACGCTTTGAACAAATGATTGAGCGAAATGCAAAAGCACTCGAGCGGATTGAGTAA
- the pta gene encoding phosphate acetyltransferase has product MSDLFDTLKAKIDGKGKKVVFPEGLDERILTAVSKLGAEGLITPVLVGEKEKVEQKAKEIGVDISTSDILDPARYDGFDKMAASFVERRKGKATEEQAREILKDENYFGTMLVYMNEAAGLVSGAAHSTADTVRPALQIIKTKPGIKKTSGVFIMVRDEEKYVFADCAINISPDSQDLAEIALASADTAKLFDIDPKVAMLSFSTRGSAKSPETEKVTDALKLAKEQNSELLIDGEFQFDAAFVPSVAEKKAPDSPLKGEANTFIFPSLEAGNIGYKIAQRLGNFDAVGPILQGLNQPVNDLSRGCNSDDVYKLAIITAAQSI; this is encoded by the coding sequence ATGAGTGATCTTTTTGATACATTGAAAGCCAAAATTGATGGAAAAGGCAAGAAAGTCGTGTTTCCTGAAGGTTTAGATGAACGCATTTTAACAGCAGTCAGTAAATTAGGAGCGGAAGGTTTGATCACACCTGTACTAGTTGGGGAAAAAGAAAAAGTAGAACAGAAGGCGAAAGAAATTGGCGTTGATATTTCTACGTCGGACATTCTTGATCCAGCTCGTTACGATGGTTTCGATAAGATGGCAGCAAGTTTCGTTGAACGTCGTAAAGGAAAGGCAACCGAGGAACAGGCTCGCGAAATTCTTAAAGATGAGAACTATTTTGGAACGATGCTCGTTTATATGAACGAGGCAGCGGGTCTCGTTAGTGGGGCGGCTCATTCTACAGCTGACACCGTTCGTCCCGCTTTGCAAATAATAAAAACCAAGCCAGGAATCAAAAAAACGTCCGGTGTGTTTATCATGGTTCGTGACGAAGAAAAATATGTGTTCGCTGATTGCGCAATAAACATTTCACCGGACAGCCAGGACTTAGCTGAAATCGCTCTAGCCAGTGCTGATACCGCCAAGCTGTTTGACATCGATCCTAAAGTCGCAATGTTAAGCTTCTCAACAAGAGGGTCAGCGAAATCTCCTGAAACGGAAAAAGTAACAGATGCCTTGAAGCTTGCCAAAGAGCAGAATTCTGAGCTTTTGATTGATGGGGAATTCCAGTTTGATGCTGCCTTTGTCCCATCTGTAGCAGAGAAGAAGGCGCCAGATTCTCCGTTAAAAGGAGAAGCCAACACGTTTATCTTCCCAAGTCTTGAAGCAGGGAACATTGGTTACAAAATCGCCCAGCGCTTAGGAAACTTTGACGCAGTTGGCCCGATTCTGCAAGGGTTGAACCAGCCTGTGAATGACTTATCACGCGGATGTAATTCAGACGATGTGTACAAACTAGCCATTATTACTGCCGCTCAATCTATATAA
- the hemQ gene encoding hydrogen peroxide-dependent heme synthase, which translates to MPETVKTADGWYALHDFRSIDWTSWKYASNEERDQAISEFHQLIGKWEDTEKNKQGSHALYTIVGQKADLLMMFVRPTMEELNELETAFEKSKLAEFTYKAYSYVSVVELSDYMGEVDEEDPNIKARLNPILPKWNHICFYPMDKRRQGNDNWYVLEKDDRAKLMYAHGMTGRQYAGKIRQIITGSIGLDDWEWGVTLFAHDVLQFKKLVYDMRFDEVTSRYGDFGSFYIGNILKPESVDQFLHV; encoded by the coding sequence ATGCCAGAAACAGTAAAAACAGCGGATGGTTGGTACGCCCTGCACGATTTCCGCTCAATCGATTGGACTTCATGGAAGTATGCCAGCAATGAAGAACGCGATCAGGCGATCAGCGAATTCCACCAGTTGATTGGAAAATGGGAAGATACCGAAAAAAACAAGCAAGGAAGTCATGCATTATATACGATAGTTGGACAAAAGGCAGATCTCCTGATGATGTTCGTACGTCCTACGATGGAAGAGTTAAATGAACTGGAAACAGCTTTTGAAAAGTCTAAATTAGCTGAGTTCACCTATAAAGCCTACTCTTATGTTTCAGTTGTGGAACTTTCCGATTATATGGGCGAAGTGGATGAAGAAGATCCAAATATTAAGGCGCGGTTGAATCCGATCCTGCCAAAGTGGAATCATATTTGCTTCTATCCGATGGACAAGCGACGTCAAGGTAATGATAACTGGTACGTTCTTGAAAAAGATGACCGCGCCAAGCTTATGTATGCCCACGGTATGACTGGAAGACAGTACGCAGGTAAGATTCGTCAAATCATTACTGGATCAATTGGTTTGGATGACTGGGAATGGGGCGTTACATTGTTTGCTCATGACGTACTGCAATTTAAGAAGCTCGTTTATGACATGCGCTTCGATGAAGTGACCTCTCGCTACGGCGACTTCGGTTCTTTCTATATTGGCAATATACTGAAACCAGAATCTGTAGACCAATTCCTTCACGTATAA
- a CDS encoding ABC transporter permease, whose amino-acid sequence MVRSLVASEFLKIRKTKVWLLLFISPILAGIIGLTASLPPEISNEWKYFFIVMSPAHSLLLLPLMISVFSGFICRYEHQHGGWRRLFSMPVGRQQVYLAKFLIVFGLTAINQLMFFAIYLLVGYGKGLEGTVPAEFVLKCTAGGLVATLPLIALTLWLAMIWSSFAAPFTLNVILTLPNILVANSETFRPIYPWVQPFVMMMPQGEVFSVPMQSLLVAIGAAFILFYTIGSLNIQKRAV is encoded by the coding sequence ATGGTACGTTCATTAGTAGCTTCAGAGTTTTTGAAAATACGTAAAACCAAAGTATGGCTTCTGCTATTCATCAGCCCTATTTTAGCTGGCATTATAGGTTTAACAGCTTCTCTTCCACCTGAAATATCTAATGAATGGAAATATTTTTTTATTGTCATGTCCCCTGCTCATTCATTGCTGCTCCTTCCGCTGATGATCAGTGTGTTTTCTGGGTTCATTTGCCGGTATGAACATCAGCATGGAGGCTGGCGGCGATTGTTTAGTATGCCGGTTGGCAGGCAGCAGGTTTATTTAGCAAAGTTTTTGATTGTATTTGGTTTGACTGCTATCAATCAGCTGATGTTTTTTGCCATCTATCTGTTAGTAGGGTATGGGAAAGGGCTTGAAGGGACTGTACCTGCTGAATTTGTCTTGAAATGCACGGCAGGTGGGTTGGTTGCTACATTGCCGTTAATTGCCCTCACGTTATGGCTGGCGATGATTTGGTCAAGTTTTGCAGCGCCATTTACATTAAATGTGATATTAACATTACCGAATATTTTAGTTGCGAATTCGGAAACGTTCAGACCCATTTATCCATGGGTGCAGCCGTTTGTGATGATGATGCCTCAAGGGGAAGTGTTTTCTGTTCCAATGCAGTCACTACTTGTTGCCATCGGCGCAGCCTTTATCCTCTTTTACACCATCGGAAGCCTGAACATCCAAAAAAGAGCAGTCTAG
- a CDS encoding ABC transporter permease: MLPILQADLLKVKRKWFWLLVFLGPFGVIALQMVNYGVRYEWIMQQYPDRWGSLIQFVNMFVCPALLLGMTILASQIASIEHKQTSWKQLLALPVKRRDVFISKFIVTAFMIGVSSILLFIGTIALGVGLGFGWNIPTLDILKNSFYPFFAGLPVLALQLWMSIVAKNQAGPLAIGIFGAVFSTYAYKAPDWLIWKWPLMFPGKDPLPFVGLGLLVGLLIITVGVFDFKRRDIA; this comes from the coding sequence ATGCTTCCTATTCTGCAAGCTGATTTATTAAAAGTGAAGCGCAAATGGTTCTGGCTGCTCGTGTTTCTAGGGCCTTTTGGGGTGATTGCCCTCCAAATGGTCAATTACGGTGTCCGATATGAATGGATCATGCAGCAGTATCCTGATCGGTGGGGGAGTCTGATTCAGTTTGTCAATATGTTCGTTTGTCCCGCCCTGTTATTAGGAATGACCATTTTAGCGTCACAAATTGCTTCGATTGAACATAAACAGACTTCTTGGAAACAATTATTAGCTTTACCTGTTAAAAGAAGAGATGTGTTTATTTCTAAATTTATCGTGACGGCCTTCATGATCGGGGTATCTTCTATTCTACTATTTATTGGTACGATCGCACTTGGTGTCGGATTAGGATTCGGATGGAACATTCCAACGCTAGATATCCTGAAAAATAGTTTCTACCCCTTCTTTGCTGGATTGCCAGTTTTAGCTCTGCAGCTATGGATGTCGATCGTGGCAAAAAATCAAGCAGGCCCGCTGGCTATAGGAATATTTGGTGCTGTTTTTTCAACGTATGCCTATAAAGCTCCGGACTGGCTGATTTGGAAATGGCCGCTGATGTTCCCGGGAAAAGACCCCTTGCCATTTGTAGGACTAGGGCTATTGGTCGGCCTCCTTATTATTACAGTTGGTGTGTTTGATTTCAAAAGGAGGGATATTGCCTGA
- a CDS encoding ABC transporter ATP-binding protein, which translates to MSETIIATKGLLKTFRKANAVDRVDITVKKGEIYGFLGPNGAGKTTTIRMLLGLMKPSGGSIKMFNKDLKSHRIEILKRVGSLVESPSYYEHLTGRENLEALRKLLQVPKSRIDHVLSIVRLTKDSDRAVKEYSLGMKQRLGIASALLGEPELLILDEPTNGLDPSGIHEMRELIKSMPVDYGITVMISSHLLSEIDQMASKVGIISKGTMIYEDSIEKLRSKARPQIRMRVGNGSAAKSTLLSSGYVVEHDDEYIYVEEGSDDYISGLAATLVNQRIPVYRIEEQRQSLEDIFLDLTKDGGEANASYSAS; encoded by the coding sequence ATGAGTGAAACAATCATTGCAACAAAAGGACTGCTAAAAACATTTAGGAAAGCAAACGCGGTTGATCGAGTAGACATTACGGTAAAAAAAGGGGAAATCTATGGATTCCTCGGACCGAATGGGGCAGGGAAAACGACGACGATTAGAATGCTGTTAGGATTAATGAAACCAAGTGGCGGCAGTATCAAGATGTTCAATAAAGATTTAAAGAGTCATAGGATTGAGATTCTCAAAAGGGTCGGATCCCTTGTAGAATCACCGTCTTATTATGAACATTTAACAGGTAGAGAGAACTTAGAAGCTTTACGGAAACTATTGCAGGTACCGAAATCAAGAATTGACCACGTATTATCGATCGTTCGCTTAACAAAGGATAGTGACAGAGCTGTCAAAGAATACTCCCTTGGTATGAAACAGCGGTTAGGTATTGCTTCTGCATTACTTGGTGAGCCAGAGCTGCTTATTTTAGATGAACCGACGAATGGTCTTGATCCATCAGGCATCCATGAGATGCGAGAACTAATTAAGTCGATGCCAGTGGATTATGGGATCACAGTTATGATCTCCAGTCACCTGTTAAGTGAAATTGACCAAATGGCTTCAAAGGTTGGCATTATTTCGAAGGGGACGATGATTTATGAAGACTCGATTGAGAAATTAAGAAGCAAGGCTCGGCCGCAGATTCGTATGAGAGTAGGTAACGGCAGTGCAGCTAAATCTACACTTCTGTCTTCGGGTTATGTGGTTGAACATGATGACGAGTACATTTATGTGGAAGAAGGCAGTGACGATTACATTTCTGGTCTTGCAGCCACATTAGTCAATCAGCGAATTCCGGTTTATCGAATCGAGGAACAGCGTCAGTCCCTTGAAGATATTTTCCTGGATTTGACGAAGGACGGGGGAGAGGCGAATGCTTCCTATTCTGCAAGCTGA